A DNA window from Mycolicibacter terrae contains the following coding sequences:
- a CDS encoding (2Fe-2S)-binding protein: MYVCLCAGVTSQQVIDAVKDGASTTRQVGERTGAGTVCGRCKSNIRALIAATLQQSARR, translated from the coding sequence GTGTGCCGGGGTGACCAGCCAACAGGTGATCGACGCCGTCAAGGACGGCGCATCGACCACCAGGCAGGTCGGTGAGCGCACCGGTGCGGGCACGGTGTGCGGACGCTGCAAGAGCAACATTCGGGCGCTGATCGCCGCGACCTTGCAGCAATCTGCGCGACGATGA
- a CDS encoding TetR/AcrR family transcriptional regulator produces the protein MTAREAKRLQTRERLLGAATAEFKRTGMAQADVGAIVAAAGVAHGTFFFHFPTKEHVLLELEMREEDRMAKQFGRFLDKGHDLESALTEAVRLVLGLERRLGELLFKDFLALHFSQTRPAAEDVSDHSLVLLLGKRIEQAQSAGEVDPEVRPFNSAVFFLLGLYALAITTNDLMRHELLEDLVKRTMHSMAVIA, from the coding sequence ATGACGGCGCGTGAAGCCAAGCGCCTGCAGACGCGCGAGCGCCTGCTGGGTGCGGCGACGGCCGAGTTCAAGCGGACCGGGATGGCGCAGGCCGACGTCGGCGCCATCGTGGCCGCCGCCGGCGTCGCGCACGGCACGTTCTTCTTCCACTTCCCCACCAAGGAGCATGTGCTGCTAGAACTCGAAATGCGTGAAGAGGACCGGATGGCAAAGCAGTTCGGCCGGTTCCTGGACAAGGGGCATGACCTGGAATCCGCCTTGACCGAGGCGGTGCGACTGGTGTTGGGGCTGGAACGCCGCCTCGGTGAGCTGTTGTTCAAAGATTTCCTGGCGTTGCACTTCTCCCAGACCCGCCCGGCCGCCGAGGACGTTAGTGATCACTCACTGGTCCTGCTGTTGGGCAAGCGCATCGAGCAGGCCCAGTCGGCGGGGGAGGTGGATCCGGAGGTCCGGCCGTTCAACAGTGCGGTGTTCTTCTTGCTCGGCCTCTACGCCCTGGCGATCACCACCAACGATCTGATGCGTCACGAGTTGCTCGAAGATTTGGTGAAACGCACCATGCACAGCATGGCTGTGATCGCCTGA